CAGGAAGAGAACGTCACCATCCTGACCAAGGAGATCTCCCACTTGGATGCCATCATCcaggagatggaggagaagTGCCAGCAACCAGCAAGCAACTTTCTGCAGGTGAGGAGGTAGAGAATGCCACTCGGTTGGCATCACCGTGTTTTATGACCATGGGTGGTGGCCAGCAGAAAGCTGTTGGGTTTTCAGTAGGGATTTCGCTACCAAAATCCATTCAttgggttttcttttcccctttctcctttccaggaCATCAGGAGCACCTTGAGCAGGTATGGGGGGAGCTTCCTGAGCCCGCCTCGTTAAATGGAAGCAAATGGGAtgaaggggagaaagagatgcCATGAAGTGGAAATGGCTCCAGGCTGGGATGGTGGTTGGGCTTTGGGCaacttccttcttccctcttcctccaGGTTGGGAAAGGAGATCTTCCAGCAGCCCACGTTGCTTCTTCCAGACCTGGAAAGGAATCTCAATCActtcagggagaaaaataatgcattagAGGAGATTCTGAAGAACTTCAAAGGTATTGAGCATGGGCTGGAGTGGGGAGCATCAGCTGTGTTTGCTGGAATCAGAACCATAATGGACtttttgaagagaaaaggaTTTCTGGGCAACATAATCCACACTGAGATTATGATGTTATatcagatatttcttttcttctcccatttctTGTAGAAATCCTGATGTTTGAACTGCCTGAAAAGAGTAAGTCCATCTTCTGGAGCAGGAGGGATTGAGAGAACCCAAAGGAAGGATGAGAGCAGCATGGGATGGGCTGTGATTTGGGGGAAAATCTGGGGAAGATACTTCTGTCTgaacaaagcaatgaaaaagagggggaa
Above is a genomic segment from Meleagris gallopavo isolate NT-WF06-2002-E0010 breed Aviagen turkey brand Nicholas breeding stock chromosome 18 unlocalized genomic scaffold, Turkey_5.1 Chr18_random_deg7180001691953, whole genome shotgun sequence containing:
- the LOC104915523 gene encoding tripartite motif-containing protein 10-like; translation: MHCNPSGHPCCGILWDNQALLLPGGAGFAGSSCDPFSLQEKTSTERQKVLGVFEGLRLFLEEQEHHLLAQLENTERDVEKTQEENVTILTKEISHLDAIIQEMEEKCQQPASNFLQDIRSTLSRLGKEIFQQPTLLLPDLERNLNHFREKNNALEEILKNFKEILMFELPEKSKSIFWSRRD